In one Brevibacillus choshinensis genomic region, the following are encoded:
- a CDS encoding VOC family protein, whose amino-acid sequence MFHLKGVHHIALNCSDVVKVAHFFKEILEVPIPEENIVEGAPVYFQIGTYTRIGLHPFSGDNGKGGVGQVDHIAFSVTSRAELDYLVDKLEAENICYRGPIARPASFNLYFETPDGHHLEVRLDKDEFDE is encoded by the coding sequence ATGTTTCATTTGAAAGGCGTTCATCACATCGCATTGAATTGTAGCGATGTTGTGAAGGTAGCTCATTTTTTTAAAGAGATATTGGAAGTTCCCATCCCAGAAGAGAATATAGTGGAAGGAGCGCCTGTCTACTTTCAAATCGGCACATACACACGGATCGGACTCCATCCATTTAGTGGGGACAATGGCAAAGGTGGAGTGGGTCAAGTCGACCACATTGCATTTTCCGTAACAAGCCGCGCTGAATTGGACTATCTGGTGGATAAGCTCGAAGCAGAAAATATTTGTTACAGAGGTCCGATTGCTCGACCGGCAAGCTTTAATCTCTATTTTGAGACACCGGATGGGCACCATTTAGAAGTACGTTTGGATAAGGACGAATTTGACGAATAG
- a CDS encoding methyl-accepting chemotaxis protein has product MFRFTSIRSRTLSTMLPVISVTLLVVMALSYWLSVTLLNDEITSKMNYQLDMISGTVEKRLEAHSKVAESTARVMESLPPASNTEQLKSLLNKLVPVNESSLGMGIFFAPYLLDPNKQYVSSYGTLQDDGTVTMTEEYSDPSYNYPNQPWYRLGESTKQVTDFSLPYYDDLSKTSMLTVVAPFFTPDKKMLGMITDDIELSDIQKFISETKVGETGWSFLLDQTGQYLAHPNAEKLMKQKITSDDNPSLVGISSSVMAEAEGVSTFTDPNGNNRIFYQKIPQTNWTIALVMPENELYTPLRLLFFKLLAVSIAGLAVLIVVIHLFSKGLAKQIDKANQLSLSLSQGDFTASMEIQTADEIGRMGERFNTMTATLRETLERVSYSSQQVAATSEQLMASAEQTSHATEQIAQSVQEIAYGTEQQVDATNKGGDVVTVIAKLIAQMEKGIEVVSSSTSEANQQAAAGNQMAIQTVAQMSAIHSQLGQTSAMVNTLGQRSQEIGEMISLITTIAAQTNLLALNAAIEAARAGEQGRGFAVVADEVRKLAEQSSSAAEQVSRIVADIQRDTEAAIAGMNHSETILGEGMSLVQSTGTAFDQITGSTRQLFTRTDELSSEMKQISEQMESIITAIDHISVISERSASNSQNVAAAAEEQNASMQEISAAATMLAKMAEEMNDAIRVFKLS; this is encoded by the coding sequence ATGTTCCGGTTTACAAGCATCCGCTCGAGAACGCTCAGCACCATGCTCCCCGTCATCTCGGTCACACTGTTGGTCGTCATGGCACTGTCCTACTGGTTATCCGTAACCCTCTTGAACGATGAAATCACCAGCAAAATGAACTACCAGTTGGACATGATCAGCGGCACCGTTGAAAAACGTTTGGAAGCACATAGTAAAGTGGCAGAAAGCACAGCGCGTGTCATGGAAAGCTTACCACCCGCTTCGAACACGGAGCAACTGAAATCTTTGCTCAACAAACTCGTCCCTGTTAATGAAAGTTCTCTGGGAATGGGTATCTTCTTTGCGCCGTACCTCTTGGATCCGAATAAACAGTATGTTTCGTCCTACGGTACACTGCAGGATGACGGAACGGTCACAATGACAGAGGAATATAGTGACCCATCGTATAACTACCCGAATCAGCCATGGTACCGCCTAGGAGAAAGCACCAAGCAGGTCACCGACTTCTCCTTGCCGTACTACGACGATCTATCGAAAACGTCCATGTTGACAGTGGTAGCTCCCTTCTTTACTCCCGACAAAAAAATGTTAGGGATGATTACGGATGATATCGAATTAAGCGATATTCAAAAGTTCATTTCTGAAACCAAAGTCGGTGAAACGGGATGGTCATTTTTACTCGATCAAACAGGCCAATATCTCGCCCATCCCAATGCAGAAAAGCTGATGAAGCAAAAAATCACTTCGGATGACAACCCTTCTCTGGTGGGAATCAGCTCGTCCGTGATGGCTGAAGCAGAAGGGGTCTCCACCTTTACCGATCCAAATGGAAACAATCGTATCTTTTATCAAAAGATTCCCCAAACCAATTGGACAATCGCTCTCGTCATGCCGGAAAATGAGCTTTACACGCCGTTGCGTTTGCTCTTTTTCAAGCTGTTGGCCGTCAGTATCGCAGGTCTCGCTGTTCTGATTGTTGTCATTCATTTATTCAGTAAAGGTCTCGCCAAGCAGATCGACAAAGCCAATCAACTGTCCCTCTCTCTGTCCCAAGGTGACTTTACGGCCTCCATGGAGATTCAGACAGCCGATGAGATCGGACGAATGGGCGAACGCTTCAATACGATGACCGCCACGTTGCGCGAAACGCTGGAGCGCGTCAGCTACAGCTCTCAGCAAGTAGCTGCCACCTCCGAACAGCTGATGGCAAGCGCGGAGCAAACGAGCCATGCCACGGAGCAGATCGCACAGAGCGTTCAGGAAATCGCCTATGGCACCGAACAGCAGGTAGATGCGACAAATAAAGGCGGCGATGTCGTGACAGTGATCGCCAAGCTGATCGCGCAAATGGAAAAAGGAATTGAAGTCGTCAGCTCCTCCACCTCTGAAGCCAATCAACAAGCAGCGGCTGGGAACCAAATGGCGATCCAGACAGTAGCACAGATGAGTGCCATTCACTCGCAATTGGGACAAACGTCTGCGATGGTAAACACACTGGGGCAGCGATCCCAAGAGATTGGCGAAATGATTTCCTTGATCACCACCATTGCAGCCCAAACGAACCTGCTGGCTCTGAATGCCGCGATCGAGGCGGCTCGTGCCGGAGAGCAAGGAAGAGGCTTTGCTGTTGTAGCTGATGAAGTGAGGAAGCTGGCCGAGCAATCCAGTTCTGCTGCTGAGCAAGTGAGTCGGATCGTCGCCGACATCCAGCGAGATACCGAAGCAGCAATTGCCGGGATGAATCACAGCGAAACGATCTTGGGCGAAGGCATGAGCCTTGTACAATCGACGGGAACAGCTTTTGACCAGATTACCGGTTCTACCCGACAACTATTTACCCGCACCGATGAATTAAGCAGTGAAATGAAGCAAATTAGTGAGCAGATGGAGAGTATCATCACCGCTATCGATCACATTTCTGTCATTTCCGAACGTTCAGCCTCCAACTCTCAAAACGTAGCTGCTGCAGCCGAAGAACAAAACGCGTCTATGCAGGAAATTTCCGCTGCTGCGACCATGCTCGCCAAAATGGCGGAGGAAATGAACGACGCGATCCGTGTATTCAAGCTATCGTAA
- the gcvH gene encoding glycine cleavage system protein GcvH, with protein MEFPKDLRYSEEHEWVRVEGNKAYIGISAFAQSELGDIVFVELPEVGATIQQDEPFGSVESVKTVSELYAPVTGKVVEVNGELEDAPELVNSSPYEKAWMIAVELSDAAELEKLMDADKYEAMVKE; from the coding sequence ATGGAATTCCCGAAAGATCTACGTTACAGCGAAGAGCATGAGTGGGTACGTGTAGAAGGAAACAAGGCTTATATCGGAATTTCTGCTTTTGCTCAGTCCGAGCTGGGTGACATCGTGTTCGTCGAGTTGCCAGAAGTAGGCGCGACAATCCAACAAGATGAGCCATTTGGCAGTGTGGAATCCGTAAAAACGGTTTCCGAGCTGTACGCTCCAGTAACCGGAAAAGTAGTAGAAGTAAATGGTGAGCTGGAAGATGCTCCAGAATTAGTCAACTCCTCGCCTTATGAAAAAGCATGGATGATCGCTGTGGAGCTGTCTGATGCAGCTGAACTGGAAAAGCTGATGGACGCTGACAAATACGAAGCAATGGTAAAAGAATAA
- a CDS encoding redoxin domain-containing protein, translating to MRLREELPDFPGITEWVNGQVTKADLAGSPVLVHFWSVSCYMCKESMPSVNEWRDKYAANGLKVIGIHMPRSEQDMDMETIKQTIVEHNLTHPIAIDNEMKTVDAFQNEYVPAFYLFDENLQLRHFQAGEKGLNLVKKRLFRILGIEEES from the coding sequence ATGCGTTTGCGCGAAGAATTGCCTGATTTCCCAGGGATTACCGAATGGGTAAATGGTCAGGTGACAAAAGCAGATCTGGCTGGTAGCCCGGTATTGGTCCATTTTTGGTCCGTCAGCTGCTACATGTGTAAGGAGTCCATGCCGAGTGTGAATGAATGGCGGGACAAATATGCAGCAAACGGATTGAAAGTGATCGGTATTCACATGCCTCGTTCCGAACAGGACATGGACATGGAAACCATCAAGCAAACGATTGTCGAACACAACCTGACTCATCCTATCGCCATCGATAACGAGATGAAAACCGTCGATGCATTTCAGAACGAGTATGTACCAGCCTTTTACTTGTTTGACGAGAATCTGCAGCTGCGTCATTTCCAGGCGGGAGAGAAAGGTTTGAACCTGGTAAAAAAACGTCTGTTTAGAATTTTGGGGATCGAAGAGGAATCCTAG
- a CDS encoding peroxiredoxin — protein sequence MAQRLVGNKAPDFTLETALGNGKDFGKVSLSDYRGKWLVMFFYPLDFTFVCPTEIIALSDAIEEFTDLDAEILGVSTDSVHSHRAWINTPRDQNGLGGLNYPLAADFNKTTARDYGVLDEEGGQAYRGLFIIDPEGVLKYQVVNDLNIGRSTDETLRVLQALQSGGLCPANWRPGQAQLTAK from the coding sequence ATGGCTCAACGTCTAGTAGGAAACAAAGCTCCAGACTTTACACTGGAAACAGCACTGGGCAATGGTAAAGATTTCGGCAAGGTTTCCCTGTCCGACTACCGTGGAAAATGGTTGGTAATGTTCTTCTATCCACTCGACTTTACTTTTGTTTGCCCAACTGAAATCATCGCTCTGAGCGATGCAATCGAAGAGTTTACTGATCTGGATGCAGAAATTCTGGGTGTATCCACTGACTCCGTTCACTCCCACCGCGCTTGGATCAATACTCCTCGCGACCAAAACGGTCTGGGTGGCCTGAACTACCCACTGGCTGCTGACTTCAACAAAACAACTGCTCGCGATTACGGCGTACTGGATGAAGAAGGCGGACAAGCTTACCGCGGTCTGTTCATCATCGATCCAGAAGGCGTTTTGAAATATCAAGTAGTGAACGACCTGAACATCGGACGCTCCACTGACGAAACTCTGCGCGTACTGCAAGCATTGCAATCCGGTGGTCTGTGCCCAGCTAACTGGCGCCCAGGTCAAGCTCAACTGACTGCGAAATAA
- a CDS encoding aminotransferase class I/II-fold pyridoxal phosphate-dependent enzyme, producing the protein MRQPSKRLEHLSAAIFSEMASRKREVAKKRVVYDLSIGSPDHQPDARLLETLVAAIQQPGAFGYALSEGTAAFREEVARWYQFRFEVELTPDTEIHSLMGSQDGLAHFALAWTDPGDLVLVPDPGYPIYAGSVHLAGAVPYAMPLRQENGFLPDLTAIPEDVANRAKFMILNYPNNPVSAVATLSFFEEVVAFAKRHDIIVVHDLAYSEMAFDGYQPPSFLQAPGAKDVGIEFNSFSKSFNMAGCRIAYVVGNSEIIKPLAVVKSNVDYGVFLPVQQMAVEALRADRLSGGANAVGPVYQERRDVLLSALAEAGWKIEPPKATMFVWAPIPDGWTSREFAFALLDEAGVVVIPGSAFGEEGEGYVRIALVQTPDVLRQAAQSIYESGILTRKTERV; encoded by the coding sequence ATGCGCCAGCCATCCAAACGACTGGAGCATCTGTCCGCGGCTATATTTTCGGAGATGGCATCGCGCAAACGCGAGGTGGCTAAAAAGAGGGTGGTCTACGACTTGAGTATCGGAAGCCCGGACCACCAGCCTGATGCGCGACTGTTGGAGACGCTCGTGGCAGCTATCCAGCAACCGGGAGCGTTTGGTTATGCCTTAAGTGAAGGAACGGCAGCGTTTCGCGAGGAGGTCGCTCGATGGTACCAATTCCGTTTCGAGGTGGAGCTCACTCCGGACACAGAGATCCATTCTTTAATGGGCTCGCAGGATGGCCTCGCTCACTTTGCCTTGGCATGGACAGATCCTGGAGATCTGGTGCTGGTGCCCGATCCTGGCTACCCCATTTATGCCGGTAGTGTCCATCTCGCAGGAGCTGTTCCCTATGCGATGCCTCTTCGTCAAGAAAATGGGTTCCTCCCTGACCTGACAGCCATTCCTGAGGATGTGGCGAACCGAGCCAAATTTATGATCTTAAACTATCCAAACAACCCCGTCTCCGCAGTAGCGACGCTGTCCTTTTTTGAAGAGGTCGTCGCGTTTGCCAAACGGCATGATATTATTGTCGTTCACGATCTGGCTTACTCGGAAATGGCTTTTGACGGCTATCAGCCACCGAGCTTCTTGCAGGCGCCAGGAGCAAAGGATGTCGGAATCGAGTTTAATTCCTTTTCGAAAAGCTTTAATATGGCGGGCTGCCGAATTGCCTATGTCGTAGGAAATAGCGAGATTATCAAGCCGCTTGCCGTTGTGAAATCCAATGTGGATTACGGAGTCTTTTTGCCCGTGCAGCAAATGGCGGTCGAAGCATTGAGGGCGGATCGCCTGTCCGGAGGAGCGAATGCGGTAGGCCCTGTTTATCAGGAGCGGCGGGACGTGCTACTGTCTGCTCTGGCTGAAGCTGGCTGGAAGATTGAACCACCAAAAGCGACCATGTTTGTCTGGGCGCCGATACCGGATGGCTGGACCTCTCGTGAATTCGCGTTTGCCCTGCTAGATGAAGCGGGTGTAGTCGTCATTCCAGGCAGTGCATTCGGAGAGGAAGGCGAGGGCTATGTTCGCATCGCGCTCGTACAGACTCCTGATGTTCTCAGGCAAGCCGCACAATCTATTTACGAATCAGGTATCCTTACACGCAAAACGGAACGCGTATAG
- a CDS encoding arsenate reductase family protein — translation MAIKAYLYNKCDTCRKAKKWLQDEGVGFEEIPIVDAPPSKDELRSIWKASGLDLRKFFNVSGVQYRELGLKDKLPSMSEEEMLDLLASNGKLIKRPLIINNETVTLGFKADELEKAWGGK, via the coding sequence ATGGCGATCAAAGCTTATTTGTACAACAAATGCGATACGTGCCGCAAAGCGAAAAAATGGCTCCAGGACGAAGGGGTAGGATTCGAGGAAATTCCGATTGTTGACGCGCCTCCTTCCAAGGACGAGCTGCGCAGCATTTGGAAAGCAAGCGGTCTTGACCTGCGCAAGTTTTTTAATGTCAGCGGCGTGCAGTATCGAGAGCTGGGGCTTAAGGACAAGCTACCTAGCATGTCTGAAGAGGAAATGCTCGATCTGTTGGCGTCCAACGGCAAGCTGATCAAGCGACCATTGATTATCAATAACGAGACAGTGACCTTGGGCTTCAAGGCAGATGAGCTAGAAAAAGCTTGGGGAGGTAAATAA
- a CDS encoding GNAT family N-acetyltransferase, translated as MKGLTFASHYASEMDSRETLYPLFERVFDIPVEVLKDFYARGFWDPTYCPYTFFDGTRAVANASCFTLELQLGGQGVKAAGIQSVMTHPDYRKRGLMRQLCEQMLVDVDQSFQTSWLFTDSPELYTPFGFQVVPQYAFVAEYSHDGDPEAQLRQIDFQQEQDVRLVRECFVDHQPISQTFAPVGYESSFFLHMYSPDFQSYVHYSERLQAIIVFAVKEQTLHLYDIIGKQLPSWTELCTEIPEPFSRVTSHFCPDQFADRVFTPILYDGGGKLMVRGQLSQEQSHLRMPMTAAF; from the coding sequence ATGAAAGGATTAACTTTTGCAAGCCACTATGCTTCGGAGATGGACAGTCGAGAGACGTTGTATCCGCTGTTTGAACGCGTGTTTGACATTCCGGTTGAAGTACTGAAGGACTTTTATGCCAGAGGTTTTTGGGATCCTACCTATTGCCCCTATACGTTCTTTGACGGTACGAGGGCCGTAGCAAACGCCTCCTGTTTTACGCTCGAGCTGCAGCTAGGTGGTCAGGGAGTAAAAGCGGCTGGGATCCAGTCTGTCATGACCCACCCGGATTATCGGAAGCGAGGCCTCATGCGTCAGCTCTGTGAACAGATGCTCGTGGACGTGGATCAGAGCTTCCAAACGTCTTGGCTGTTTACGGATTCACCAGAGCTGTACACACCGTTTGGGTTTCAGGTGGTGCCGCAGTATGCATTTGTAGCGGAGTATTCGCACGACGGTGACCCAGAAGCGCAGCTTCGCCAGATCGATTTTCAGCAGGAGCAGGATGTTCGGTTGGTGAGAGAGTGCTTTGTTGACCACCAGCCTATTTCTCAGACGTTTGCCCCAGTCGGCTACGAATCGTCCTTTTTCCTCCATATGTACAGTCCTGACTTCCAAAGCTACGTCCATTATTCCGAGCGATTACAGGCGATCATCGTATTTGCCGTGAAAGAGCAGACCTTGCACCTGTACGATATCATCGGGAAACAGTTGCCGTCCTGGACCGAATTGTGCACAGAAATACCTGAGCCGTTTTCCCGAGTTACCTCGCATTTTTGTCCTGATCAGTTTGCAGATCGAGTTTTTACTCCCATCTTGTATGACGGTGGGGGAAAACTCATGGTACGAGGACAGCTGAGTCAGGAGCAGAGCCATCTACGCATGCCGATGACAGCGGCCTTTTAA
- a CDS encoding DUF2797 domain-containing protein yields MELRGILHGLTHEYHGKDKPVDYYLQIGEDRMPLNEWLGSELTITFLGEKNCIACGRKTNKTFNSGYCYPCFTKLPENDLCIVKPHECHFDLGTCRDESFGEKYCMIPHFVYLAVSSDMKVGLTRKHNQLKRWVDQGAIRAIPIAEVPTRRMAGELEFHLSQFLPDKTNWRKMLKGDVKEIDLLAMRDEVYGHFPDEFKPFQYRDDEWVDITYPILESLDKINSKSLDKEEKLGGRLIGVKAQYLIFDNGVFQTRKHAGYQVEITTSSSA; encoded by the coding sequence GTGGAACTCCGCGGTATTTTACATGGACTCACCCACGAATATCACGGGAAGGACAAGCCCGTTGACTATTACTTACAAATCGGCGAGGATCGCATGCCATTGAACGAATGGCTGGGAAGCGAATTGACGATTACTTTTTTAGGGGAAAAGAACTGCATCGCTTGTGGTCGAAAAACGAACAAGACCTTTAACAGCGGGTACTGCTATCCCTGTTTCACCAAACTGCCGGAAAATGACCTCTGCATCGTCAAGCCGCACGAGTGTCATTTTGACTTGGGAACGTGCCGAGATGAGAGCTTTGGCGAAAAGTATTGCATGATTCCCCATTTTGTCTATCTGGCCGTTTCCAGTGATATGAAGGTAGGATTGACGCGCAAGCACAATCAGTTGAAACGTTGGGTAGACCAAGGCGCGATCAGGGCCATCCCGATCGCTGAGGTGCCGACGCGACGCATGGCTGGTGAACTGGAGTTTCATCTTAGCCAATTTTTGCCTGACAAGACCAACTGGCGCAAAATGCTCAAGGGCGATGTAAAGGAAATCGATTTGCTCGCGATGCGCGACGAAGTATACGGCCATTTCCCGGATGAGTTCAAGCCATTCCAATATCGGGACGACGAATGGGTAGATATCACGTATCCGATTCTGGAGTCCTTGGACAAAATCAACTCCAAGTCGCTGGACAAAGAGGAAAAGCTCGGGGGTCGCTTGATCGGGGTCAAGGCGCAGTATTTAATCTTTGACAACGGAGTATTCCAGACGCGAAAACACGCTGGTTACCAGGTAGAGATTACAACCTCATCTTCTGCATAA
- a CDS encoding polysaccharide deacetylase family protein — protein sequence MRRGALYVCLIACLLSWDILPAWASSPTPLYEPIHRIDTQKKVVALTFDDGPDAKYTPKILEVLHRNKVLATFFVLGSQVDKHPRVMQWIYKAGHEIGNHGYHHYDMNKLTEHEVYDDIKQGERSILKTTGILAQYYRPPGGVMTHDVMNAVQSSGYDIIHWSVDPRDWSLARTASVIAKSVKSNVSSGDIILFHDGGLNQRQTVAALQELITDLRSQGYRFVTVSQLLDAAK from the coding sequence ATGCGCCGTGGCGCGTTATACGTCTGTCTCATAGCCTGCCTTCTCAGCTGGGACATCCTGCCTGCTTGGGCGAGCTCTCCTACCCCGTTATACGAACCGATCCACCGGATAGACACGCAGAAAAAAGTCGTTGCGCTTACGTTTGATGACGGCCCAGATGCAAAGTACACACCGAAAATTCTGGAAGTGCTGCATCGAAACAAAGTACTCGCCACCTTTTTTGTGCTCGGCTCCCAGGTGGACAAGCACCCTCGCGTCATGCAATGGATTTACAAGGCAGGACATGAGATTGGCAATCACGGCTATCACCACTATGACATGAACAAGCTGACCGAGCATGAGGTCTACGATGACATCAAGCAAGGTGAGCGCTCGATCCTGAAAACCACCGGGATACTCGCACAGTATTACCGTCCACCAGGAGGAGTCATGACGCATGATGTCATGAATGCCGTGCAATCCAGCGGCTATGACATCATCCATTGGTCGGTTGACCCCAGAGACTGGTCACTCGCACGTACGGCTTCTGTCATCGCCAAAAGCGTGAAAAGCAACGTTTCCTCAGGAGATATCATCCTCTTCCATGACGGTGGTCTGAATCAACGGCAGACCGTCGCTGCCCTGCAGGAGCTCATCACGGATTTGCGTTCTCAAGGCTACCGATTTGTCACCGTCAGTCAGCTACTGGACGCAGCCAAGTGA
- a CDS encoding cupin domain-containing protein encodes MTKPLTLSSIPTEFVEADDWGKMTTLFLGAAAGSEKLYANIDKVQPGAKSVKYHSHSLQEEFFFILAGTGTLRLNGEEYHVTKGSFVAKPAGKNIAHQFINTGTDVLEILDVGMKVEGDVAYYPDEDVYYIRGKKAFKGTDSLEDWDSEPNR; translated from the coding sequence ATGACAAAACCGCTCACGCTTTCATCGATTCCAACTGAATTTGTGGAAGCTGATGATTGGGGCAAAATGACTACTCTTTTTTTGGGGGCAGCCGCTGGTAGTGAAAAGCTCTACGCCAATATCGACAAAGTTCAGCCAGGCGCAAAAAGCGTCAAGTATCATAGCCACTCGCTGCAAGAGGAGTTCTTCTTCATTTTAGCTGGGACAGGCACACTCAGACTGAACGGCGAGGAATATCACGTTACAAAAGGCAGCTTCGTCGCTAAGCCAGCGGGAAAGAATATCGCACATCAGTTCATCAATACAGGGACAGACGTTCTGGAGATTTTGGATGTGGGTATGAAGGTCGAAGGGGATGTCGCGTACTATCCAGATGAAGATGTCTATTACATTCGAGGGAAAAAAGCCTTCAAAGGAACGGATTCTCTCGAGGACTGGGATTCAGAGCCGAATCGATAA
- a CDS encoding amino acid ABC transporter ATP-binding protein, with protein MIIQVSDLKKNYGQLQVLKGITTQVAEREVVCVIGPSGSGKSTFLRCLNQLEESTSGRIVINGHDLSDPKVDINKVREDVGMVFQRFNLFPHKTVLENVMLAPVKVRKISQEQARKQGLELLKKVGLQDKADVYPDRLSGGQMQRVAIARALAMNPKVMLFDEPTSALDPELVGEVLAVMKDLAKEGMTMIVVTHEMGFAREVGDRVIFMDQGIIMEEGKPQELFENTQNERLRSFLGRVLVK; from the coding sequence ATGATTATTCAAGTATCCGATTTGAAAAAAAACTACGGGCAATTACAGGTCCTGAAAGGCATTACGACACAGGTGGCCGAGCGGGAAGTGGTCTGTGTCATTGGGCCATCTGGATCGGGAAAAAGCACATTCTTGCGCTGTCTCAACCAACTGGAAGAATCGACGAGTGGGAGAATTGTCATCAATGGGCACGACTTGTCGGATCCCAAGGTCGATATCAACAAAGTTCGGGAAGACGTAGGCATGGTCTTTCAACGATTCAACCTGTTTCCGCACAAAACGGTGTTGGAAAACGTCATGCTGGCTCCAGTGAAAGTACGAAAAATTTCCCAGGAGCAAGCGCGCAAGCAAGGCCTGGAGCTGTTGAAGAAAGTAGGCCTCCAGGACAAGGCGGATGTCTATCCGGATCGTCTGTCTGGTGGGCAAATGCAACGGGTGGCGATCGCTCGGGCGCTGGCGATGAATCCAAAAGTCATGTTGTTCGACGAGCCAACCTCTGCGCTCGATCCTGAACTGGTGGGAGAAGTGCTGGCTGTTATGAAGGATCTCGCCAAGGAAGGCATGACGATGATTGTCGTTACTCACGAGATGGGCTTTGCGCGTGAAGTGGGCGATCGCGTCATCTTTATGGATCAAGGCATCATTATGGAAGAAGGAAAGCCACAGGAGCTATTTGAAAATACACAAAACGAACGACTTCGTTCATTCCTGGGAAGGGTGCTGGTAAAATGA